In a genomic window of Deltaproteobacteria bacterium:
- a CDS encoding response regulator has translation MMFGDAHTILLVDDEYDVITAMRRTLSPRGYRILEASRAAEALKILTSETVDVIVSDVDMPEMSGLELMAIAREMCPHAARIMVTGRGTVETATRAINEGEVHRFLHKPFDPDELRAVVAEAIDRQRELALATEASRIADVRRALLAQLEAEHPGITQVDFDADGEYVLDPATVLAAASSSALVDLVKMPRADSRTDAPA, from the coding sequence GTGATGTTCGGCGACGCGCACACGATTCTGCTCGTCGACGACGAGTACGACGTCATCACGGCGATGCGCCGCACGCTGTCGCCGCGCGGGTATCGCATCCTCGAGGCATCGCGCGCGGCCGAGGCGCTCAAGATCCTCACATCCGAGACGGTCGACGTGATCGTGTCTGACGTGGACATGCCGGAGATGAGCGGGCTCGAGTTGATGGCGATCGCGCGCGAGATGTGTCCGCACGCGGCGCGCATCATGGTGACCGGCCGCGGCACGGTCGAAACGGCCACCCGCGCGATCAATGAGGGCGAGGTTCACCGCTTCCTGCACAAGCCGTTCGATCCCGACGAGCTGCGGGCGGTCGTCGCCGAGGCGATCGACCGCCAGCGCGAACTGGCGCTGGCGACCGAGGCGTCGCGCATCGCCGACGTCCGCCGAGCCTTGCTCGCACAACTGGAGGCCGAGCACCCGGGAATCACGCAGGTGGACTTCGACGCTGACGGGGAATACGTACTCGATCCGGCCACCGTTCTCGCGGCGGCGTCGTCGTCGGCGCTGGTGGATCTCGTCAAAATGCCACGGGCCGATAGCCGAACAGACGCACCCGCTTGA
- a CDS encoding VWA domain-containing protein, producing MTFGMPIAGTTLAAAAAVLAAGAVGAYILKMRRRRFEVPFSRLWQRVLRDTESASLWRRLKRWLSLAFQLAILGTLVFAAADPVLGSPPANAKHVVVIVDASASMKAVDAGDAASERRIDVARRRAHAVIDALGAGDAAMVVRMAGRATPLSRLTSDKAALHRAIDSIDADDTPADLRAALTLAADALADRAHPVVILVGDGAYPAEPLDDAVWEPLPPTADFTSRRLRAIELAGIDVYFVPVGTRGDNVGIVAFNVRRYLANRLSYEVFIEVQNFADRSATVELTLYSGASAVDVQTLTLDAGQRVRRLFPNLGGGDGHRLKAVVRSVRSADGQWVRDVFPLDDVAYALLPERKRQRVLLVTEDNLYLEGAMLVYDNVAVDKLSPAEYEATAAALPHYDVVVFNGVTPKRVPDDANLIYFDPSGPDSPLPVVGQIEAPRVTDAAEHHPILRWVELGDVNFDRARVFRIDRARGDVSLARSIRSTIMAAARRDGRKIAAFGFPLTGTDMVLRIAFPLLLVNTLDWMAGDDADLITTYATGKRLRVPIDVPPGATEVEVHTPSGRTLRAPVADGLATFYGAEVGVHQVVARADGQVLATVELAANLANPAESAIRPATQLQLGGRPLAAPPPFEPSRRRQLWAYLALMAVGLLSIEWFTYSRRITV from the coding sequence GTGACGTTCGGCATGCCGATCGCGGGGACGACCCTCGCTGCCGCGGCAGCCGTGCTCGCCGCCGGCGCGGTCGGCGCGTACATCCTGAAGATGCGGCGCCGCCGGTTCGAGGTGCCGTTTTCGCGGCTGTGGCAGCGCGTGCTGCGCGACACCGAGTCCGCGTCTCTATGGCGGCGACTCAAGCGGTGGCTGTCGCTGGCGTTTCAGCTCGCCATCCTGGGCACACTCGTGTTTGCCGCCGCCGACCCGGTGCTCGGCTCGCCGCCGGCCAACGCCAAACACGTCGTCGTCATCGTCGATGCGTCCGCGTCGATGAAAGCGGTCGACGCAGGCGACGCGGCCAGCGAGCGCCGCATCGACGTCGCCCGGCGGCGAGCGCACGCCGTCATCGATGCGCTCGGCGCGGGCGACGCGGCCATGGTGGTTCGCATGGCCGGCCGCGCAACCCCGCTGTCGCGCCTCACCAGCGACAAGGCCGCGCTTCACCGGGCGATCGATTCGATCGACGCCGACGACACCCCGGCCGATCTGCGCGCCGCATTGACCCTTGCGGCCGACGCCCTCGCCGATCGCGCGCATCCGGTCGTCATCCTGGTCGGCGATGGGGCGTACCCGGCCGAGCCCCTGGACGACGCGGTGTGGGAGCCGTTGCCGCCCACCGCCGATTTCACGTCTCGCCGCCTGCGCGCGATCGAGCTAGCCGGCATCGACGTGTACTTCGTCCCGGTGGGCACGCGCGGTGACAACGTCGGTATCGTCGCGTTCAACGTCCGTCGGTACCTCGCGAATCGACTGTCGTACGAGGTGTTCATCGAAGTGCAGAACTTCGCGGATCGCTCGGCGACCGTCGAGCTGACGCTGTACAGCGGCGCCAGCGCAGTCGACGTCCAGACGCTCACGCTCGACGCGGGCCAGCGCGTCCGGCGCCTGTTCCCCAACCTCGGCGGCGGCGACGGCCACCGGCTCAAGGCGGTCGTCCGCAGCGTTCGCTCCGCCGACGGCCAGTGGGTTCGCGACGTGTTTCCACTCGACGACGTGGCCTATGCATTGCTGCCCGAACGCAAGCGGCAGCGCGTACTGCTCGTTACCGAAGACAACTTGTATCTCGAAGGCGCGATGCTCGTCTACGACAACGTCGCCGTCGACAAGCTGTCCCCGGCCGAGTACGAGGCCACGGCTGCCGCCCTGCCCCATTACGACGTCGTCGTGTTCAACGGCGTCACACCGAAGCGCGTCCCCGACGACGCCAACTTGATCTATTTCGATCCATCCGGCCCAGACAGCCCGCTGCCGGTCGTCGGACAGATCGAGGCTCCGCGCGTCACCGACGCGGCAGAGCACCATCCGATCCTGCGCTGGGTCGAGCTCGGCGACGTCAACTTCGATCGCGCGCGCGTGTTTCGTATCGATCGCGCGCGCGGCGACGTCAGCCTCGCGCGATCCATCCGCAGCACCATCATGGCCGCCGCCCGCCGCGACGGCCGCAAGATTGCCGCGTTCGGCTTCCCGCTTACCGGCACGGACATGGTGTTGCGCATCGCGTTCCCGCTGCTGCTCGTCAACACGCTCGACTGGATGGCCGGCGACGATGCGGACCTCATCACCACGTACGCCACCGGCAAGCGGCTGCGCGTCCCGATCGACGTGCCGCCCGGCGCGACCGAGGTCGAGGTCCACACGCCGAGCGGTCGCACGCTGCGGGCGCCGGTCGCCGACGGACTCGCGACGTTCTACGGCGCCGAGGTCGGCGTTCACCAGGTGGTCGCACGCGCGGACGGTCAGGTGCTCGCGACGGTCGAACTCGCCGCCAATCTTGCGAATCCGGCCGAATCGGCGATCCGGCCCGCGACTCAGCTCCAGCTCGGCGGGCGCCCCCTCGCCGCGCCTCCGCCGTTTGAGCCGTCCCGCCGGCGACAGCTCTGGGCCTACCTGGCACTCATGGCGGTCGGCCTGCTGTCGATCGAGTGGTTTACCTACAGCCGCCGCATCACGGTGTGA
- a CDS encoding DUF58 domain-containing protein — translation MAATAVHLPGRTDDRSRLFDEAFLKKLEYLHIVSRKAFTGTLRAERKTRTVGSGIEFADHRRYSMGDDFRYIDWNVYGRVDKLLLRLFEEEEDLTIYLLLDVSRSMQIGEPLKLHYAMQVAAALAYIGLANLDRVAIVPFADELRDPLPPARGKGRIFKVFDFLRAVPAGGQTRMTDCLTQFVHQHKRRGLAVVLSDFYDPDGFEAGLNVLRYNRFEPFVLQIYDRKEADPRLVHGDLTLVDCETGDEREVTVSRSLLEQYAREHERYCAALNHYCTQRAFPYFRTHTGVPFDDLILRIFREGGFLR, via the coding sequence GTGGCCGCGACCGCCGTCCACCTCCCTGGCCGCACCGACGACCGCAGCCGGTTGTTCGACGAGGCGTTCCTCAAGAAGCTCGAGTACCTGCACATCGTGTCGCGCAAGGCGTTCACCGGCACCCTGCGCGCAGAGCGCAAGACGCGCACCGTCGGCTCCGGTATCGAGTTCGCCGACCACCGTCGCTACTCGATGGGGGACGACTTTCGCTACATCGACTGGAACGTCTATGGCCGGGTCGATAAGTTGCTGTTGCGACTGTTCGAGGAAGAGGAGGATCTCACCATTTATTTGCTGTTGGACGTGTCGCGGTCCATGCAGATCGGCGAGCCGCTGAAGCTGCACTACGCAATGCAGGTCGCGGCGGCGCTCGCATATATCGGCCTGGCCAACCTCGACCGCGTCGCGATCGTGCCGTTTGCCGACGAGTTGCGCGACCCGTTGCCGCCGGCGCGCGGCAAAGGGCGCATCTTCAAGGTGTTCGACTTTCTTCGCGCGGTGCCGGCCGGCGGCCAGACGCGCATGACGGACTGCCTCACCCAGTTCGTTCACCAGCACAAGCGCCGCGGCCTCGCGGTCGTGTTGTCGGATTTCTACGACCCGGACGGATTCGAAGCCGGCCTGAACGTATTGCGCTACAACCGGTTCGAACCGTTCGTGCTCCAGATCTACGACCGCAAAGAGGCCGACCCGCGACTCGTCCACGGCGACCTCACACTCGTCGACTGCGAGACCGGCGACGAACGCGAGGTCACCGTGTCGCGATCGCTGCTCGAACAGTACGCTCGCGAGCACGAGCGCTACTGTGCCGCGCTGAATCACTACTGCACGCAGCGCGCGTTCCCGTACTTCCGCACGCACACGGGTGTGCCGTTTGACGATCTCATTTTGCGGATCTTCCGCGAAGGAGGGTTTTTGCGGTGA
- a CDS encoding VWA domain-containing protein, with product MSRRSAIARALRPIAAGIAAAAGLAALLWWTVAHRDAVSVTALGRTVEFLEPRWLLLIALCPYFFVVRAWALTDVSTAQQLLTAAWRSLVVAVLALALARPVHTAFDDRVATVVLVDVSDSISDAQLERARQWVADVDRAQGERDQLYVVTFAERPRRVPRGPDGTFAIARHDGAGAGTNLQAALQLAYGLFPPGYLPRVVFVSDGNETAGDVLAEAYRAAELGVRVSFHTVEQGRVDEIRIAAVRIPDEIKVGAPFEVTVDIWSSHPETVTVALEQDDFPNPLEPRKTVSLVEGANRVKFKAQAKRAGFTTFRASLVSPQRDTEPKNNAMTMTAPVRGRPRVLYVEGGVQRDRSQASYLARALDQEHIDVEVRGPRGIPSRAKDLERFDLVIISDVPAHFMGLAQMQAIESYVRDLGGGLIMAGGEDSFGSGGYQGTRIEKIMPVRFDSERIREQPNVAIALVIDRSGSMSGAKIEAAKESARATAEVLSPRDLIAVVAFDNQPTTIVRLQRASNRMRISTDIARLQAGGGTNIYPALQEAFRILQSARAKVKHVILLSDGQAPYDGIADLCQEMRANRITVSAVGIGDADRNLLQIIADNGEGNLYMTDDLANLPRIFMKETTEAQKSALVEDLVKAIVVKNVEMIEGTGVANAPFLRGYVSTKPKPTAEVILVSELGEPLLARWRVGLGTSVAWTSDVKNRWSTDWIRWKGYPKFWAQVVRTAMRRKVYDSYDLFAEVADGRARVMVDAIDNDDAFVNGLDTTLEIVDPATSKTVRTVPMEQTAAGRYTAEFAFDRYGSFLLKAVHRRDGRVVAESLGSVALPYPAEYTRSTPNTAALRQVAVVTGGTASPAPAALFDPRGESIPYTRDLWPWFLLAAAGLALVDLYLKRVRLFGYRPVAF from the coding sequence ATGTCGCGCCGGTCTGCCATCGCCCGCGCGTTGCGCCCCATCGCCGCCGGCATCGCTGCCGCGGCCGGCCTTGCGGCGCTGTTGTGGTGGACGGTCGCACACCGTGACGCGGTGTCGGTGACGGCCCTTGGCCGCACCGTCGAGTTTCTCGAACCGCGCTGGCTGCTGCTCATCGCCTTGTGCCCCTACTTTTTCGTCGTGCGCGCCTGGGCGCTCACCGACGTGTCGACGGCGCAGCAACTGCTCACGGCCGCCTGGCGATCGCTCGTCGTCGCCGTGCTCGCGCTCGCGCTCGCCCGCCCGGTGCACACGGCGTTCGACGACCGCGTGGCCACGGTCGTCCTCGTCGACGTGTCCGACTCGATCAGCGATGCACAGCTCGAGCGCGCTCGCCAGTGGGTCGCCGACGTCGACCGCGCCCAAGGGGAACGCGACCAGTTGTACGTCGTCACGTTCGCCGAGCGACCGCGCCGCGTGCCGCGCGGACCCGACGGGACGTTTGCCATTGCGCGCCATGACGGAGCCGGCGCGGGGACGAACCTGCAGGCCGCACTGCAACTCGCGTACGGGTTGTTCCCCCCGGGCTATTTGCCGCGGGTCGTCTTCGTATCCGACGGCAACGAAACGGCGGGCGACGTACTCGCCGAGGCCTATCGCGCGGCCGAACTCGGCGTCCGCGTGTCGTTTCACACGGTGGAGCAAGGGCGTGTCGACGAGATCCGCATCGCCGCCGTCCGGATCCCGGACGAGATCAAGGTCGGCGCCCCATTCGAGGTCACGGTCGACATCTGGTCGTCCCATCCGGAGACGGTCACCGTCGCGCTGGAACAAGACGATTTTCCGAACCCGCTGGAACCGCGCAAAACGGTTTCGCTCGTCGAGGGCGCCAACCGCGTCAAGTTCAAGGCTCAGGCCAAACGCGCAGGATTTACCACCTTCCGCGCGTCGCTCGTCTCGCCGCAGCGAGACACGGAACCGAAAAACAACGCGATGACCATGACCGCGCCGGTGCGCGGCCGGCCGCGCGTGCTGTACGTCGAGGGCGGCGTGCAGCGCGATCGGTCGCAGGCCAGCTACTTGGCGCGCGCGCTCGATCAGGAGCACATCGACGTCGAGGTTCGCGGTCCGCGCGGCATTCCGTCGCGCGCGAAAGATCTGGAGCGGTTCGATCTCGTGATCATCTCCGACGTGCCGGCGCACTTCATGGGGCTCGCGCAGATGCAGGCGATCGAGTCCTACGTGCGCGACCTCGGCGGCGGCTTGATCATGGCCGGCGGTGAAGACTCGTTCGGCTCGGGCGGCTATCAGGGCACGCGCATCGAAAAGATCATGCCGGTACGGTTCGACTCGGAGCGGATCCGCGAGCAGCCGAACGTCGCGATCGCGCTCGTCATCGACCGGTCCGGGTCGATGAGCGGCGCCAAGATCGAAGCCGCGAAGGAGTCGGCGCGGGCGACCGCCGAAGTGCTGTCCCCGCGCGACCTCATCGCCGTCGTGGCGTTCGACAACCAGCCGACCACGATCGTGCGCCTGCAGCGCGCGTCGAACCGCATGCGCATCTCGACCGATATCGCTCGGCTGCAGGCCGGCGGCGGCACGAACATCTACCCGGCGCTGCAGGAGGCGTTTCGCATCCTCCAGTCCGCCCGCGCCAAGGTCAAGCACGTGATCCTGCTGTCGGATGGTCAGGCGCCGTACGACGGGATCGCGGACCTCTGCCAGGAAATGCGCGCCAACCGGATCACGGTGTCGGCGGTCGGTATCGGAGACGCCGACCGCAACTTGCTCCAGATCATCGCCGACAACGGCGAGGGCAACCTGTACATGACCGACGATCTCGCGAACCTGCCGCGCATCTTCATGAAGGAGACGACCGAAGCGCAAAAGTCGGCGCTCGTCGAGGATCTCGTCAAGGCGATCGTCGTCAAGAACGTCGAGATGATCGAGGGCACCGGCGTCGCGAACGCGCCGTTTTTGCGCGGCTACGTGTCGACCAAGCCGAAGCCGACCGCGGAGGTCATCCTGGTGAGCGAACTGGGCGAGCCGCTGCTGGCGCGGTGGCGCGTCGGCCTCGGCACGTCGGTCGCGTGGACCAGCGACGTCAAGAACCGATGGAGCACCGACTGGATCCGCTGGAAGGGATACCCGAAGTTCTGGGCGCAGGTCGTCCGTACGGCGATGCGGCGCAAGGTCTACGACAGCTACGATCTGTTTGCCGAGGTCGCCGACGGCCGAGCCCGCGTGATGGTCGACGCGATCGACAACGACGACGCGTTCGTCAACGGCCTCGACACGACGCTCGAAATCGTCGACCCGGCCACGTCGAAGACCGTCCGCACCGTGCCGATGGAGCAGACCGCCGCCGGCCGCTACACTGCCGAGTTCGCGTTCGACCGCTACGGCAGCTTCCTGCTGAAGGCGGTGCACCGCCGCGACGGCCGCGTCGTCGCCGAGTCCCTCGGCTCGGTCGCACTGCCGTACCCTGCCGAGTACACGCGGTCGACGCCAAACACCGCCGCGTTGCGCCAGGTCGCCGTGGTCACCGGGGGCACGGCGTCGCCCGCCCCGGCGGCACTGTTCGACCCGCGCGGCGAATCGATCCCCTACACGCGCGATCTATGGCCGTGGTTCCTGCTCGCGGCCGCGGGGTTGGCGCTCGTCGACCTGTACCTCAAGCGGGTGCGTCTGTTCGGCTATCGGCCCGTGGCATTTTGA
- a CDS encoding MoxR family ATPase: MTDTTPPPDIERHVDAFCEDLRRLRAEIAKMIVGQEDIVEGVLMAVLGGGHALLEGVPGLGKTMLVRTLADCVDAKFARIQFTPDLMPADIVGTNVIVEDAHGGKQFEFQRGPIFANIVLADEINRATPKTQSALLEAMQEGSVTVAKTTYALDKPFFVLATQNPLEMEGTYPLPEAQLDRFFFKLKVAFPDREALHAIMDRTTSEVSPRPAKVIDKDRLIDMKQFVRRVPIARNVQDYAIRVLQATHPDTAPATEMTKKYVRYGSSPRGVQAMLLAGKIRALLGGRYAVSIDDLRAVAAPALRHRILLNFEGEAEGVDPDDLIADILERTPEAI, from the coding sequence ATGACCGACACCACGCCACCACCGGACATCGAACGCCACGTCGATGCGTTTTGCGAGGATCTCCGCCGCCTGCGCGCCGAGATCGCAAAGATGATCGTCGGCCAAGAGGACATCGTCGAGGGCGTCCTGATGGCCGTCCTCGGAGGCGGGCACGCCCTGCTCGAGGGCGTGCCCGGTCTCGGCAAGACGATGCTCGTCCGAACCCTCGCCGACTGCGTCGACGCGAAGTTTGCGCGGATTCAGTTCACGCCCGACCTGATGCCGGCCGACATCGTCGGCACGAACGTCATCGTCGAAGACGCTCACGGCGGCAAACAGTTCGAGTTTCAGCGCGGACCGATCTTCGCCAACATCGTGTTGGCCGACGAGATCAACCGGGCGACGCCCAAGACCCAGTCGGCGCTGCTCGAGGCCATGCAGGAGGGCTCCGTCACCGTCGCGAAGACGACCTATGCGCTCGACAAGCCGTTTTTCGTGCTCGCGACGCAAAACCCGCTCGAGATGGAAGGCACCTACCCTCTGCCCGAGGCGCAGCTCGACCGGTTCTTCTTCAAGCTGAAGGTCGCGTTTCCCGATCGCGAAGCGCTGCACGCGATCATGGACCGGACGACGTCGGAAGTGTCGCCGCGGCCCGCCAAAGTCATCGACAAGGACCGGCTCATCGACATGAAGCAGTTCGTGCGCCGCGTACCGATCGCGCGCAACGTGCAGGACTACGCCATCCGCGTGCTACAGGCCACTCATCCGGACACCGCGCCGGCCACGGAGATGACCAAGAAGTACGTGCGTTACGGGTCGTCGCCCCGCGGCGTGCAGGCCATGCTGTTGGCGGGCAAGATCCGCGCGCTGCTCGGCGGGCGCTACGCGGTCTCGATCGACGACCTGCGGGCCGTGGCGGCGCCGGCGCTGCGCCACCGCATCCTGTTGAACTTCGAGGGCGAGGCCGAGGGCGTCGACCCGGACGACTTGATCGCCGACATCCTCGAGCGCACGCCGGAAGCGATCTGA
- a CDS encoding serine/threonine protein kinase, which yields MTVPMFARQPTADARTVPARDSAVQVTDILLVAALHRGATAAWIEPDFAGDDRHVVTLERGGRTLASTTVHDGLGDAMIARVALLAGIDLCRGGTQTGRVALRVGDRRVELIATVRQTERGLSSELRLLEDVAPVSDEPTVVLPARLPDGFAIGPYRIERLIGAGGMGLVYRARHAILDRVVAVKVMRRTLLKSDPDAVRRFLREARAAARVRHPGIVDVLDVGTLADGRSYLVMEHVDGSSLADLIDARGAFEPAHAVRIAKNIARALAAAHGAGVVHRDMSASNVFLVDYDEVKVVDFGAARTLDGSDADVPDGPEGTVLGTPAYMAPEQARGLECGPAADLYSLGCILFEMLSGKPPFDGDKAVDVARKHVVAPAPPVTSPMDELPQPLVDLVAKLLRKRPEQRYRSAAELAAELGRVEQLLARTGWRKWLPA from the coding sequence ATGACGGTCCCCATGTTCGCACGACAGCCCACCGCCGATGCGCGCACGGTCCCGGCGCGCGATTCCGCGGTACAAGTTACCGACATCTTGCTGGTTGCCGCGCTGCATCGCGGCGCCACGGCGGCCTGGATCGAGCCGGACTTCGCCGGAGACGACCGCCACGTCGTCACCCTCGAGCGCGGCGGCCGCACGCTGGCGTCGACCACCGTGCACGACGGCCTCGGCGACGCGATGATCGCCCGCGTGGCGCTGCTCGCGGGCATCGACCTGTGCCGCGGGGGCACCCAGACCGGGCGGGTGGCGCTGCGCGTCGGCGACCGGCGCGTGGAGTTGATCGCGACGGTTCGTCAGACCGAGCGCGGCCTCAGCTCGGAGCTGCGCCTGCTCGAAGATGTCGCGCCCGTGTCGGATGAGCCGACGGTGGTACTTCCGGCCCGCCTGCCGGACGGGTTTGCGATCGGCCCGTATCGGATCGAGCGGCTGATCGGTGCGGGCGGGATGGGGCTGGTCTACCGCGCTCGCCACGCGATCCTCGATCGCGTCGTGGCGGTCAAGGTGATGCGGCGTACGCTGCTCAAGAGCGACCCGGATGCCGTACGGCGGTTTCTGCGCGAAGCCCGCGCGGCCGCGCGCGTTCGCCATCCGGGCATCGTCGACGTACTCGATGTCGGTACGCTGGCGGACGGCCGCTCGTACCTGGTGATGGAGCACGTCGACGGCAGCAGCCTCGCCGACCTCATCGATGCGCGCGGGGCGTTCGAGCCCGCGCACGCCGTTCGCATCGCCAAGAACATCGCGCGGGCACTTGCCGCGGCTCACGGCGCCGGTGTCGTGCACCGCGACATGTCGGCGTCGAATGTATTCCTGGTCGACTACGACGAGGTCAAGGTCGTCGACTTCGGCGCCGCGCGCACGCTCGACGGCAGCGACGCCGACGTGCCGGACGGGCCGGAGGGGACGGTGCTGGGCACGCCGGCGTACATGGCGCCGGAGCAGGCGCGCGGATTGGAGTGCGGTCCGGCGGCGGACCTGTACTCGCTCGGCTGCATCCTGTTCGAGATGTTGTCCGGCAAGCCGCCGTTCGACGGAGACAAGGCGGTCGACGTCGCACGCAAGCACGTCGTCGCGCCGGCGCCGCCGGTGACGAGTCCGATGGACGAGTTGCCGCAGCCGCTCGTCGACTTGGTGGCGAAGTTGCTGCGCAAGCGACCGGAGCAGCGCTACCGCAGCGCAGCGGAGTTGGCTGCCGAGCTGGGACGCGTCGAACAGCTGCTGGCGCGGACCGGCTGGCGCAAGTGGTTGCCCGCGTGA